The following coding sequences are from one Ursus arctos isolate Adak ecotype North America unplaced genomic scaffold, UrsArc2.0 scaffold_23, whole genome shotgun sequence window:
- the TIMM10 gene encoding mitochondrial import inner membrane translocase subunit Tim10 encodes MDPLRAQQLAAELEVEMMADMYNRMTSACHRKCVPPHYKEAELSKGESVCLDRCVSKYLDIHERMGKKLTELSMQDEELMKRVQQSSGPV; translated from the exons ATGGATCCACTCAGGGCCCAGCAGCTGGCTGCGGAGCTGGAGGTGGAGATGATGGCTGATATGTACAACAG aatgaCGAGTGCCTGCCATCGGAAGTGCGTGCCTCCCCACTACAAGGAAGCAGAACTGTCCAAGGGCGAGTCTGTGTGCCTGGACCGCTGTGTCTCCAAGTATCTGGACATCCATGAGCGGATGGGCAAGAAGTTGACAGAGTTGTCTATGCAGGATGAAGAGCTGATGAAGAGGGTACAGCAGAGCTCTGGGCCTGTGTGA